In Nerophis ophidion isolate RoL-2023_Sa linkage group LG12, RoL_Noph_v1.0, whole genome shotgun sequence, a single window of DNA contains:
- the duox gene encoding dual oxidase 1: MNIPVPRGDPVFDPNGTGEVLLPFQRGTWDKDTGQSPSNPRTQVNMVTAWIDGSSIYGPSTSWSDSLRNFSGGLLASGLKGDMPKQAAGNRLMWCAADPTTGDHELQGLYDLGNSWANENIFTVAEGIIWFRYHNHVASNLRNKHREWSDEELFQNARKTVVATFQNIALYEWLPAFLGDRSLPPYPGYQNFVDPAISSEFQTAMRLSITMAPPGVYMRNRTCHFRDINTDGKLSPALRLCNSFWKRQEVNVKKGEEVDDLVMGMTSQIAEKVDQIVVEDLRDYMYGPMKFTRTDLVALTVQRGRDFGLGSYTEVRQALNLPPVKTFDDINPELNRTNPQLLREVARLYDGDISKLELFPGGLLESVGVPGPVFSTIILDQFERIRNGDRFWFENKQNGLFQDEDIQRIRNMTFHDVLVAVTSGEASDIQTSVFFWKSGDPCPQPAQLNASMLCPCTNATKLNYFDGSKASFGIFIVSLFLFPVVSYSVACMVAYHRKSRYGKFQKRGATVVRTEETTSGFPAYEWQGHRKPLNHVSVEVTENRGLQIRDRSGTALRFLNLDKQRCLDVLLSNDRHQKALLLKVRKEYDMVLFFDDEGKRAAFLKCLHQEVTDIRHEIVLKEMSEKELLKEALTIEQRAQIVETFIRHTFSKVLEIDKCDAGDMSGVSRKKAKEVLQCELTAVEFAKALDLKSGSLFVDSMFTLADKDGNGYLSFQEFFDVMIIFMKGSPEEKSKLLFSMNDISGSGYLSKEEFARMLRSFIEISNGALSRRQTEDGISAMMQGAGFDNKEEITWEDFHFLLRDHAKELQFAQLSVKGVEQQGNAFLSRDQRVSFICPSSSSSDKTERLDIRRRKKFDLNAPNVYVKPKRTKYIRSPVEQKIQQFKRFIENYRRHIVCFIVVYGITGGVAIERCYYYSLQATSTGIPETSAVGIVVSRSTAAAISFLFPYMLLTVCRNLITLCRETFLNRYIPFDAAINLHRFMAVTAVVLSVVHTLGHVVNIYIFSISDLNILSCLFPKVFTNNGSELPFKWSWWFFQTVPGITGILLLLTLSFMYIFASRYFRRISFRGFWISHYLYIAVYILIVIHGSFGLLQEPRFYIFLIPPALLFLLDKLISLSRKKVEIPVIRAELLPSGVTHLEFKRPQGFVYRSGQWVRIACLMLGTNEYHPFTLTSAPHEETLSLHIRAVGPWTSRLRELYSEENLLDLGAYPKLYLDGPFGEGHQEWTDFEVSVLVGGGIGVTPFASILKDLVFKSSIKSKIQCKKVYFIWVTRTQRQFEWVSDIIREVEEMDSLELVSVHTYITQVAEKFDLRTTMLYVCERHFQKVWNRSLFTGLRSVTHFGRPPFVSFFSSLQEVHPKASKIGVFSCGPPGLTKNVEKACQHMNKKDQALFLHHYENF, encoded by the exons ATTTGGGAAATTCTTGGGCCAATGAGAACAttttcactgtggcagaggggatTATCTGGTTTCGTTACCACAATCATGTAGCCTCCAATCTGCGGAACAAACACCGAGAATGGTCAGACGAGGAGTTGTTTCAAAATGCCAGGAAGACAGTTGTGGCCACGTTCCAG AACATTGCTCTTTACGAATGGCTGCCAGCATTCCTGGGAGACAGATCTCTTCCCCCCTACCCAG GTTATCAGAATTTTGTTGATCCTGCAATCTCCTCGGAGTTTCAGACTGCTATGAGATTAAGCATCACTATGGCTCCACCTGGTGTTTATATGAG AAACAGAACGTGCCATTTTCGGGACATCAACACTGATGGGAAATTGTCGCCAGCCTTACGTCTATGCAACAGCTTTTGGAAACGTCAG GAGGTCAACGTGAAGAAAGGTGAGGAAGTGGATGACCTGGTCATGGGCATGACCTCTCAGATTGCGGAGAAAGTTGACCAAATTGTTGTGGAGGACCTAAGAG ACTACATGTACGGTCCGATGAAGTTCACTCGCACAGATCTGGTGGCATTGACTGTCCAGAGAGGAAGAGACTTTGGTCTTGGCAGCTACACTGAAGTTAGACAAGCACTGAATCTGCCACCTGTAAAAACGTTTGATGACATAAATCCGGAGCTCAACAGGACCAACCCACAG TTGCTCCGTGAAGTTGCACGACTGTATGACGGCGATATCTCCAAGCTGGAGCTCTTTCCCGGAGGACTGCTGGAATCTGTCGGAGTCCCAGGTCCAGTTTTTTCGACCATCATTTTGGATCAGTTTGAACGCATTAGAAATGGTGACCGCTTCTGGTTTGAGAACAAACAGAATGG TTTGTTCCAAGATGAAGACATCCAGAGGATCCGCAACATGACTTTCCATGACGTCCTTGTTGCAGTCACGAGCGGAGAGGCTTCTGACATACAAACCAGTGTCTTCTTCTGGAAGAGTG GTGACCCTTGTCCTCAACCTGCTCAGCTGAACGCATCAATGCTCTGTCCCTGCACTAATGCCACCAAACTTAATTACTTTGATGGAAGCAAAGCTAGCTTTGGGATATTTATTGTCAGCCTATTCCTCTTCCCTGTCG TCAGTTATTCAGTGGCCTGCATGGTGGCGTATCATCGAAAGTCGCGCTACGGGAAGTTCCAAAAAAGAGGGGCAACTGTTGTCAGAACAGAAGAGACGACTTCTGGATTTCCTG CCTATGAATGGCAGGGCCATAGAAAACCATTGAATCATGTCAGTGTGGAGGTCACAGAGAATAGGGGTCTGCAGATCCGGGACAGATCTGGAACAGCTCTCCGCTTCCTGAATCTGGACAAGCAGCGCTGCCTTGATGTGCTCCTCTCAAATGATCGCCATCAAAAAGCTCTGCTACTCAAAGTGCGAAAAGAGTATGACATG GTGTTGTTCTTTGATGATGAGGGCAAACGTGCAGCATTCCTGAAGTGTCTGCACCAAGAAGTGACGGACATCAGGCATGAGATTGTATTGAAGGAGATGAGCGAGAAGGAGCTCCTGAAGGAGGCCTTAACCATAGAGCAAAGGGCTCAGATTGTGGAAACCTTCATCCGTCACACCTTCTCCAAG GTTTTGGAGATAGATAAGTGCGATGCCGGGGACATGAGCGGTGTTTCTCGCAAGAAAGCCAAAGAGGTTCTGCAGTGCGAGTTGACAGCTGTAGAATTTGCCAAGGCGTTGGATCTCAAATCTGGATCTTTGTTTGTGGACTCCATGTTTACGCTGGCTGATAAAGACGGCAACGGATACCTGTCCTTCCAGGAGTTTTTTGATGTCATGATCATTTTTATGAAAG GGTCCCCTGAAGAGAAGTCAAAACTGCTGTTCTCCATGAATGACATAAGTGGAAGTGGTTATTTATCAAAAGAAGAATTTGCCAGGATGCTAAG GTCCTTCATCGAAATCTCAAACGGTGCACTGTCAAGGCGGCAGACCGAGGATGGTATCAGTGCCATGATGCAGGGTGCCGGGTTTGATAACAAAGAGGAAATCACTTGGGAGGACTTCCATTTCCTCCTGCGGGATCATGCGAAAGAGCTGCAGTTTGCCCAGCTCAGTGTTAAGG GGGTGGAGCAACAAGGAAATGCATTTCTTAGTCGAGACCAGAGAGTTTCCTTTATCTGCCCATCCAGTAG CAGCAGCGACAAGACAGAGAGGCTGGATATACGCAGACGGAAAAA GTTTGATCTCAATGCTCCAAATGTGTATGTGAAGCCTAAACGCACCAAGTACATAAGGAGCCCTGTCGAGCAGAAAATCCAACAGTTCAAACGGTTCATTGAGAACTACCGCCGCCATATTGTCTGCTTCATTGTGGTGTACGGCATCACAGGTGGTGTGGCGATTGAGAGATGCTACT ACTACAGTTTGCAGGCCACATCTACAGGCATCCCTGAGACTTCAGCAGTTGGCATCGTCGTGTCTCGAAGCACGGCTGCCGCCATCTCCTTCCTGTTTCCCTACATGCTCCTCACAGTGTGTCGCAACCTCATCACGCTGTGCAGAGAGACATTCCTGAACAGATACATCCCCTTTGATGCCGCCATCAACTTACATCGTTTCATGGCTGTGACTGCTGTCGTCCTCTCAG TTGTTCACACCTTGGGTCACGTGGTCAACATCTACATCTTCTCCATCAGTGACCTCAATATCCTGTCTTGTCTGTTCCCTAAGGTTTTCACCAACAATGG GTCTGAACTTCCTTTCAAGTGGTCGTGGTGGTTCTTTCAAACTGTTCCAG GGATTACTGGCATCCTCCTTCTCCTCACTTTGTCGTTCATGTACATTTTTGCCTCTCGTTATTTTCGCCGCATCAGTTTTCGAGGATTCTGGATCTCACATTACCTTTACATTGCCGTGTAtatattg ATAGTTATTCATGGCAGTTTCGGTCTGCTTCAAGAGCCCCGTTTCTACATCTTCCTCATCCCACCTGCACTGCTCTTCTTGCTGGACAAACTCATCAGTCTGAGTAGGAAGAAGGTTGAAATTCCTGTAATTAGAGCAGAGCTGCTGCCTTCAG GTGTAACTCATCTGGAGTTCAAGCGACCACAAGGCTTTGTGTATCGTTCCGGACAGTGGGTCCGCATTGCATGCCTGATGTTGGGCACAAATGAGTACCACCCGTTCACGTTGACATCAGCCCCTCATGAGGAGACCCTCAGCCTTCATATTAGGGCTGTGGGGCCCTGGACCAGCCGGCTGCGGGAGCTCTACAGTGAAGAAAATCTGCTGGACCTCGGAGCCTATCCAAAG CTGTACCTGGATGGCCCATTCGGAGAGGGCCACCAGGAATGGACTGACTTTGAGGTGTCTGTCTTGGTGGGAGGAGGAATCGGCGTCACGCCATTTGCCTCAATTCTCAAAGACCTGGTGTTCAAGTCCTCCATCAAGTCCAAGATCCAATGTAAAAAG GTGTACTTCATCTGGGTGACGCGCACGCAGCGTCAGTTTGAGTGGGTGTCGGACATCATCAGGGAGGTGGAGGAGATGGACTCGCTGGAGCTGGTGTCAGTTCATACTTATATTACTCAGGTGGCCGAGAAGTTTGACCTCCGCACCACCATGCTG TACGTGTGTGAGCGGCACTTCCAGAAAGTTTGGAACCGCAGTCTTTTCACCGGCCTGAGGTCCGTCACCCACTTTGGCCGGCCGCCTTTCGTCTCCTTTTTCAGCTCACTGCAGGAGGTTCACCCAAAG GCGTCTAAGATTGGTGTATTCAGCTGTGGACCACCAGGACTCaccaaaaatgtggaaaaagcctGTCAGCACATGAACAAAAAGGACCAGGCACTCTTCCTGCATCACTATGAGAACTTTTAA